Proteins from one Microcaecilia unicolor chromosome 2, aMicUni1.1, whole genome shotgun sequence genomic window:
- the LOC115461942 gene encoding olfactory receptor 1361-like — protein MEQWNQTSVREFLLLGLTEHAELRGFLFVVFLVMYLINILWNGSMILVISGNSQLHTPMYFFLCNLSFVDMSFTTVTVPKMLSNLIADKKSIFFSECIAQLYFFIVFTTAECVLLSIMAYDRYVAICKPLHYFTIMNKNVCISMSAALFITSFLNGLLHTLLVARLSFCNSNKIQHFYCDLAALLQLSCTDISINELVIFTEGSMMVMLPFLIIMTSYIQIIATILKIQSTGGRRKTFSTCSSHLTVVSLFFGTLIFMYFRPSSSYSLEKDRITSVVYNVLSPMLNPFIYSLRNSDVKMALKRVLQRKMSCRDKN, from the coding sequence ATGGAACAGTGGAACCAGACATCAGTGAGAGAATTTCTTCTTCTGGGCCTTACAGAACATGCGGAGCTAAGAGGTTTCCTCTTTGTAGTGTTCCTGGTCATGTATCTGATCAACATACTATGGAACGGATCTATGATCTTGGTGATCAGTGGGAATTCCCAGCTCCATACccccatgtatttcttcctctgtAACTTGTCCTTTGTGGACATGTCTTTCACCACTGTCACTGTCCCTAAAATGTTAAGCAACCTCATCGCTGACAAAAAGAGTATCTTTTTCTCTGAGTGTATTGCCCAGCTATATTTCTTCATTGTCTTCACTACCGCTGAATGTGTGCTCCTGTCCATAATGGCATATGACCGTTATGTTGCCATATGTAAACCACTGCATTATTTCACAATAATGAACAAGAACGTATGTATAAGCATGTCAGCTGCTCTTTTCATCACCAGCTTTCTCAATGGCTTGTTACACACATTGTTGGTAGCTCGGCTCTCCTTTTGCAATTCTAATAAAATCCAACACTTCTACTGTGACCTCGCAGCACTTTTACAGCTGTCCTGCACAGACATCTCCATCAATGAGCTGGTGATCTTCACAGAGGGCTCAATGATGGTAATGCTGCCCTTTCTGATCATTATGACCTCCTATATCCAAATCATTGCTACCATCCTGAAGATCCAGTCCACTGGTGGAAGGCGTAAGACCTTCTCCACCTGTTCCTCACACCTCACTGTGGTAAGTCTCTTCTTTGGGAcacttatttttatgtatttcagGCCTTCTTCCAGCTATTCCTTGGAAAAGGACAGGATCACCAGTGTGGTGTATAATGTGCTGTCTCCCAtgctcaacccattcatctatagCCTGAGGAACAGTGATGTGAAGATGGCACTAAAGAGAGTCCTACAGAGAAAAATGTCTTGCAGAGATAAAAACTGA
- the LOC115461943 gene encoding olfactory receptor 1361-like, translating into MEQRNQTSVREFLLLGLTEHAELKGFLFAMFLVMYLINILWNGTMILVISGNSKLHTPMYFFLCNLSLVDMSFTTVTVPKMLSNLISDKKSISFSECIAQLYFFIVFTTAESVLLSIMAYDRYVAICKPLHYFTIMNKNVCISMSAAFFITSFLNGLLHTLLIARLSFCNSNKIQHFYCDVTPLLQLSCTDISINELVIFTEGSLMIIVPFIIILTSYIQIIATILKIQSTGGRNKTFSTCSSHLIVVTLFYGTLIFMYFRPSSAYSLEKDRITSVVYNVVSPMLNPFIYSLRNSDVKMALKRVLQRKMSSKDKH; encoded by the coding sequence ATGGAACAGAGGAACCAGACATCAGTGAGAGAATTTCTTCTTCTGGGCCTCACAGAACATGCAGAGTTAAAAGGTTTTCTCTTTGCAATGTTCCTGGTCATGTATCTGATCAACATACTATGGAATGGAACTATGATCTTAGTGATCAGTGGGAACTCCAAGCTCCATACccccatgtatttcttcctctgtAACTTGTCCCTTGTGGACATGTCTTTCACCACTGTCACTGTCCCTAAAATGTTAAGTAACCTCATCTCTGACAAAAAGAGTATCTCTTTCTCTGAGTGTATTGCCCAGCTATATTTCTTCATTGTCTTCACTACCGCTGAAAGTGTGCTCCTGTCCATCATGGCGTATGACCGTTATGTTGCCATATGTAAACCTCTGCATTATTTCACAATAATGAACAAGAACGTATGTATAAGCATGTCCGCTGCTTTTTTCATCACCAGCTTTCTCAATGGCTTGTTACACACATTGTTGATAGCTCGGCTCTCCTTTTGCAATTCTAACAAAATTCAACATTTCTACTGTGATGTCACACCACTGTTACAGCTGTCCTGCACAGACATCTCCATCAATGAGCTGGTGATCTTCACAGAGGGCTCTCTGATGATAATAGTGCCGTTCATAATCATCCTAACTTCCTACATACAAATCATTGCTACCATCCTGAAGATCCAGTCCACTGGAGGAAGGAACAAGACCTTCTCTACCTGCTCCTCTCATCTCATTGTGGTGACTCTCTTCTACGGGAcacttatttttatgtatttcagGCCTTCTTCCGCCTATTCCTTGGAAAAAGATAGGATCACCAGTGTAGTTTATAATGTGGTGTCTCCCAtgctcaacccgttcatctacagTTTGAGGAACAGTGATGTAAAGATGGCACTGAAGAGAGTCCtacaaagaaaaatgtcttccAAAGATAAACACTGA
- the LOC115462377 gene encoding olfactory receptor 1361-like yields the protein MEQRNQTAVREFVLLGLTERGELKGFLFVVFLVMYLMNLLWNGTMILVIGRNSQLHTPMYFFLCNLSFVDMCFTSVTVPKMLSNLISDKNTMSFSECITQLYFFIIFTTAECVLLSIMAYDRYVAICKPLHYFTIMNKDVCISMAAAVFIISCFNGLLHTLLIFQLSFCNSNQIQHFFCDFTPFLQLACSDTSINELMIFTEGSLMVILPFLIILISYFHIIIAILKIKSTGGRRKTFSTCSSHLIVVMLFYGTLIFMYFRPSSAYSLEKDRITSVVYNVVCPMLNPFIYSLRNSDVKMALKRFLQR from the coding sequence ATGGAACAGAGGAACCAGACAGCAGTGAGAGAATTTGTTCTTTTGGGCCTCACAGAACGTGGAGAGCTAAAAGGTTTTCTCTTTGTAGTGTTCCTGGTCATGTACCTGATGAACCTACTGTGGAACGGAACTATGATTTTAGTGATTGGAAGGAACTCCCAGCTCCATACccccatgtatttcttcctctgtAACTTGTCTTTTGTAGACATGTGTTTCACTTCTGTTACTGTCCCCAAAATGTTAAGCAACCTTATCTCTGACAAGAACACAATGTCTTTCTCTGAGTGTATCACCCAGCTGTATTTCTTCATTATCTTCACTACTGCTGAATGTGTGCTCTTGTCCATCATGGCGTATGACCGTTATGTTGCCATATGCAAACCATTGCATTATTTCACCATAATGAACAAGGACGTATGTATAAGCATGGCAGCTGCTGTTTTTATCATCAGCTGTTTCAATGGCTTGTTACACACATTGTTGATATTTCAGCTCTCCTTTTGCAATTCTAATCAAATCCAACACTTCTTCTGTGACTTCACACCTTTTTTACAACTGGCTTGCTCAGACACTTCCATCAATGAGCTGATGATATTCACAGAGGGCTCACTGATGGTTATACTGCCTTTCCTGATCATTCTGATCTCATACTTCCACATCATTATTGCTATCCTGAAGATCAAGTCCACTGGAGGAAGGCGCAAGACCTTCTCTACCTGCTCTTCCCATCTCATTGTGGTGATGCTCTTCTATGGGAcacttatttttatgtatttcagGCCTTCTTCTGCTTATTCCTTGGAAAAAGACAGGATCACCAGCGTGGTATATAATGTGGTGTGTCCCATGCTCAACCCGTTTATCTACAGCCTGAGGAACAGCGATGTGAAGATGGCACTGAAGAGATTCCTACAAAGATAA